The following proteins are encoded in a genomic region of Nitrospiria bacterium:
- the rplO gene encoding 50S ribosomal protein L15, whose product MRLHELKPQKGSRKKEKRIGRGIGSGHGKTSTKGHKGGLARSGGGGKGPGFEGGQMPLIRRIPKRGFKNRFRDEASVVNLESLNRFNGKSIVTPEQLKEAGLVRRSATAVKVLGQGELTKPLSIQAHQFSRSALEKIQKAGGKAETIRKASGKPDLSVKAR is encoded by the coding sequence ATGAGGCTTCATGAATTGAAACCGCAAAAAGGATCCCGGAAGAAAGAGAAGCGAATCGGACGGGGGATCGGATCGGGACACGGAAAGACATCCACGAAGGGGCATAAGGGGGGGCTTGCCCGCAGCGGCGGCGGTGGCAAGGGACCCGGGTTTGAAGGCGGCCAGATGCCTTTGATCCGACGTATTCCCAAACGCGGTTTTAAAAACCGTTTTCGGGACGAGGCCTCGGTGGTCAACCTGGAGAGTTTGAACCGGTTCAACGGAAAGTCGATCGTTACACCGGAACAGTTAAAAGAAGCCGGGCTGGTCCGTCGATCCGCGACCGCCGTAAAAGTCCTGGGTCAAGGAGAGCTGACCAAACCGCTCTCGATCCAAGCCCACCAATTCAGCCGATCCGCGTTGGAGAAAATCCAGAAAGCCGGTGGGAAGGCCGAAACGATCCGGAAGGCTTCTGGGAAACCCGATCTGTCCGTGAAGGCCCGGTAG
- the rpsE gene encoding 30S ribosomal protein S5, producing MKVNPNDLALKDKVVFINRVAKVVKGGKRFSFSALVVVGDGHGWVGMGKGKAAEVPDAIRKAVERAKKDLMKVPLKNTTIPYAVTGHYGAEDVLLKPGAEGVGVIAGGAVRAVMEVCGIQNVVSKSLGSGNPYNVVKATLNGLQALQAPEEIQRMRRSDQVEEAGYVGKPAA from the coding sequence GTGAAAGTCAATCCTAATGATCTGGCGCTGAAAGACAAGGTGGTCTTTATCAACCGCGTCGCTAAAGTGGTTAAAGGCGGCAAGCGATTCAGCTTCAGCGCGCTGGTCGTGGTGGGAGACGGACACGGCTGGGTCGGAATGGGCAAAGGGAAGGCTGCGGAGGTCCCGGATGCCATACGGAAAGCCGTTGAACGGGCCAAAAAAGATTTGATGAAGGTCCCTCTAAAGAATACCACAATTCCGTATGCCGTTACGGGGCATTACGGCGCCGAAGATGTGCTGTTGAAACCGGGCGCGGAAGGCGTCGGGGTGATCGCCGGCGGGGCCGTGCGGGCCGTGATGGAGGTTTGCGGAATTCAAAATGTGGTCAGCAAGTCCTTGGGCAGCGGCAACCCCTACAACGTGGTCAAGGCCACGCTGAACGGACTTCAAGCACTCCAGGCGCCGGAAGAGATCCAGAGAATGCGTCGTTCGGATCAGGTGGAGGAGGCGGGATATGTCGGCAAACCGGCCGCGTAA
- the rplR gene encoding 50S ribosomal protein L18, with amino-acid sequence MLNVQLKVESRMRRHRRVRKTVFGLPQRPRLVVFRSNLHIYAQIIDDAAGKTLIAASTLDPECKKSAARGNNKKAAEVVGQLVAKRALAKNIKTVVFDRGGYLFHGRVKALADAARQGGLIF; translated from the coding sequence ATGCTGAACGTACAATTAAAAGTCGAATCCCGAATGCGCCGCCACCGACGGGTGCGGAAAACGGTCTTCGGTCTGCCCCAGCGCCCGCGGCTTGTGGTCTTTCGCAGCAATCTTCACATCTACGCCCAGATCATTGATGATGCGGCGGGGAAAACGCTGATTGCGGCGTCGACTCTGGATCCTGAATGCAAAAAGAGCGCAGCGCGGGGCAATAACAAGAAAGCGGCCGAAGTCGTGGGTCAGTTGGTTGCAAAACGGGCGTTGGCTAAAAACATCAAAACGGTTGTCTTTGATCGGGGCGGATATCTGTTTCACGGTCGTGTGAAAGCCCTGGCGGACGCGGCGCGTCAGGGGGGTCTGATCTTTTGA
- the rpmD gene encoding 50S ribosomal protein L30: MSANRPRNLAITLRRSVIGYPRKQRVVVRSLGLRRIRHTVIRPDTPQTRGMVAQVCHLLDVKEV, translated from the coding sequence ATGTCGGCAAACCGGCCGCGTAATCTGGCCATCACCTTGCGACGAAGCGTCATCGGATACCCCCGTAAACAACGGGTCGTGGTCCGGTCCCTTGGGCTTCGACGTATCCGTCATACGGTTATTCGGCCGGACACCCCGCAGACCCGGGGTATGGTCGCGCAAGTTTGCCACTTGCTCGATGTGAAAGAGGTGTAG